A genomic stretch from Bacillus sp. N1-1 includes:
- a CDS encoding threonine/serine exporter family protein: protein MENQSSYAYDIIQVCLLAGKVMLQNGGETYRVEDTMTRIADAYGASHSNSYVTPTGIIFSIEGPEPSKTQLIRISDRTTDLDKVTKVNSISRRISSGDLSIQEAYNELYRLDKMTERYTFPKQFIAAAVASGCFLIMFEGQWNDFVPAVLAGGGGFYSVTLFNRLVPIKFFAEFLASFVIGLLAVLFVSIGLGEQLDKIIIGSVMPLVPGLLITNAVRDLMAGHLISGLSKGAEAFLTAFAIGAGIALVVSFL, encoded by the coding sequence ATGGAAAATCAATCGAGTTATGCGTACGACATTATACAAGTGTGTCTATTGGCAGGAAAGGTCATGCTACAAAACGGTGGAGAGACGTATCGAGTAGAAGATACGATGACGCGAATAGCGGACGCTTACGGTGCTTCTCATTCGAATAGTTACGTAACACCAACGGGTATTATTTTTTCAATTGAAGGTCCTGAACCTTCCAAAACGCAGTTAATCCGCATATCAGATCGGACGACTGATCTCGATAAGGTGACAAAAGTAAATAGTATTTCCAGACGGATAAGTAGCGGCGATTTATCTATTCAAGAAGCATACAATGAGCTTTATCGTCTTGATAAGATGACCGAACGGTATACCTTTCCGAAACAATTCATTGCTGCCGCGGTTGCCAGCGGTTGTTTCTTAATTATGTTCGAAGGTCAGTGGAATGATTTTGTGCCTGCCGTTCTTGCTGGCGGAGGTGGCTTCTATAGTGTAACCCTATTTAATCGTCTCGTACCCATTAAGTTTTTTGCTGAATTTCTTGCTTCGTTCGTAATTGGTCTCCTTGCTGTTCTATTTGTTTCGATCGGACTTGGTGAACAACTCGATAAAATTATTATTGGTTCGGTTATGCCGCTTGTTCCGGGTTTGTTAATTACGAACGCTGTCAGGGATTTGATGGCTGGACATCTTATTTCCGGGTTATCAAAAGGAGCAGAAGCTTTTTTAACAGCTTTTGCAATCGGAGCCGGTATTGCGCTTGTCGTATCATTTTTGTAG
- a CDS encoding LLM class flavin-dependent oxidoreductase, which yields MINLSILDQAPIPSGSDSYTTLENTRNLAILAEDLGYKRYWFAEHHSTKGLASTAPEIMMAHIAASTNRIKVGSGGVLLPQYSPFKVAENFRQLEALHPGRIDLGVGRSPGGTAKTRLALTDGVNKSLNEFPRQLKELSHYLTDSMPSEHEYAGIKAAPQTNTPPSLWLLGMGENSAKKAAELGIGYVFGHFIKPDRGENTLKTYYELFKPTYYSSSPSAIIALFVVCGKTDEHAEELAKSQDLWLLRVEKGLDSRIPSPEEARKYRYTATEKERIETNRKRMIIGSPSTVKKKIDDLAELYETEEFMVLTNLHDPKERKKSYERLARIYL from the coding sequence TTGATAAACTTAAGTATTCTTGATCAAGCTCCCATTCCCTCAGGAAGCGATTCATATACAACCCTTGAAAATACACGAAACCTTGCTATTTTAGCAGAAGATTTAGGATATAAACGATACTGGTTTGCAGAACACCACAGTACAAAAGGGCTAGCTAGCACAGCTCCTGAGATTATGATGGCACATATCGCGGCCTCAACGAACCGAATTAAAGTAGGTTCTGGAGGTGTCTTACTCCCACAATACAGTCCTTTTAAAGTAGCCGAAAACTTTCGTCAGTTAGAAGCCCTGCACCCAGGTCGAATTGACCTTGGTGTAGGACGTTCTCCTGGAGGCACAGCAAAAACGCGACTCGCTTTAACAGATGGCGTAAACAAAAGCTTAAATGAGTTTCCTCGTCAGTTAAAAGAGCTTTCTCACTATTTAACTGATTCCATGCCTAGTGAACACGAATATGCTGGTATCAAAGCAGCACCACAAACGAACACCCCGCCTTCTCTCTGGCTTCTCGGCATGGGAGAAAATAGTGCAAAAAAAGCAGCCGAGTTAGGAATTGGCTATGTTTTTGGGCACTTCATTAAGCCAGATCGCGGAGAAAATACGCTAAAAACATACTACGAATTGTTCAAACCAACCTACTATAGTTCATCCCCTTCTGCAATCATAGCGCTTTTTGTTGTGTGTGGAAAAACAGATGAACATGCTGAGGAACTTGCTAAAAGCCAGGACCTCTGGCTTTTACGAGTTGAAAAAGGCCTCGATAGCCGTATCCCCTCCCCTGAAGAAGCAAGGAAATATCGATATACAGCTACCGAAAAAGAAAGGATCGAGACAAACCGAAAGCGAATGATTATTGGTTCTCCGTCTACAGTTAAAAAGAAAATCGATGACTTGGCCGAGCTTTATGAGACAGAAGAATTCATGGTACTGACAAACTTACACGATCCTAAAGAACGGAAGAAATCCTATGAACGTCTGGCACGTATTTATTTATAA
- a CDS encoding thioredoxin domain-containing protein translates to MAKPKKKLKRSARWFFLIVGIVFVLLIISMRFKTFADTKGFQLENQPILGEETAPVELVAFGDYRCPSCQSFNDSFFPLIQEELIATGKVKFYYVQHPFVDEDSTKAAEFAEVVYQELGNDVFWQFHHVVYDHLQVDKNKPTLSFLTETLGGLVSEEETDKVVTAYKSGAGKKSIEADLAYANKKNVSKSFTLLVDGKRFEGSSLSELNKMVEESTNE, encoded by the coding sequence GTGGCTAAACCTAAAAAGAAGTTAAAACGAAGTGCAAGATGGTTTTTCTTAATTGTAGGTATTGTGTTTGTCCTTTTAATTATTAGCATGCGATTCAAGACATTTGCTGATACGAAAGGCTTTCAATTAGAAAATCAACCTATTCTAGGAGAAGAAACGGCTCCGGTAGAATTGGTGGCTTTTGGTGACTATCGATGTCCTTCCTGTCAATCATTTAATGATTCTTTCTTTCCATTGATTCAAGAAGAACTGATTGCTACGGGGAAAGTTAAATTTTACTATGTTCAGCACCCATTTGTAGATGAGGATTCAACTAAAGCAGCTGAGTTTGCTGAAGTGGTTTATCAAGAGCTTGGTAACGATGTTTTCTGGCAATTTCACCACGTTGTCTATGATCATCTTCAGGTAGATAAAAACAAACCAACTTTGTCGTTTTTAACCGAAACTCTTGGTGGTTTGGTGAGCGAGGAAGAAACAGATAAGGTTGTTACTGCATATAAAAGTGGAGCCGGTAAAAAATCAATAGAGGCCGACCTTGCTTATGCAAATAAAAAGAATGTTTCTAAATCGTTTACCTTACTGGTAGATGGAAAGCGTTTTGAGGGAAGTAGTTTATCAGAATTAAATAAAATGGTTGAGGAATCAACGAATGAATAA
- a CDS encoding CoA-disulfide reductase, whose protein sequence is MKVAVVGCTHAGTAAVTNIARRYPEASITVYERNDNVSFLSCGIALYVGGIVKDPQGLFYSSPEKLEEMGVTMKMKHEVLQIDSKNNRIRIKNLKTTEVFEDDYDKLVMATGSWPIVPPIEGIQLHNILLSKNYTQANTIIEKAKGAKRVTVIGAGYIGVELVEAFQKYGKEVTLIDGEDRILSKYLDPEFTNVIEEDFRERGIKLALNETVTRFEGKETVSKVVTTQGEYETDLVILSVGFRPNTDLLKGQVDMMPNGAIIVDEYMRTSQHKIFAAGDSCAIRYNPTGENAYIPLATNAVRMGTLVGQNIMEPTIRYMGTQGTSGLHLFDYSMASTGLTEKAALRAEKNVKTITIEENNRPEFMPDYEVITLKVVYEEESRKILGAQVISKADVTQSINTLSVCIQNSMTIDELGYIDFFFQPHFNKPWNFLNQAGLQAAL, encoded by the coding sequence ATGAAAGTAGCAGTTGTTGGATGTACACATGCCGGAACAGCGGCAGTTACAAATATAGCAAGACGTTATCCAGAAGCTAGTATTACTGTTTATGAGCGTAATGATAATGTATCCTTCTTATCATGTGGAATTGCTCTATATGTAGGTGGAATTGTAAAGGATCCGCAGGGGTTATTCTACTCATCTCCTGAAAAATTAGAAGAGATGGGCGTAACGATGAAAATGAAGCACGAAGTATTGCAAATCGATTCTAAAAATAACCGTATTCGCATTAAAAATTTAAAAACAACCGAAGTGTTTGAAGATGATTACGATAAACTAGTGATGGCGACTGGTTCATGGCCAATCGTACCGCCAATTGAGGGAATTCAGCTTCATAATATCCTTTTATCTAAAAATTACACCCAAGCAAACACAATTATTGAAAAAGCGAAAGGTGCTAAGCGCGTAACTGTTATTGGTGCAGGCTATATTGGAGTTGAATTAGTAGAGGCTTTTCAGAAATATGGAAAAGAAGTAACGCTAATTGATGGGGAGGATCGTATTTTAAGTAAGTACCTTGATCCTGAATTCACAAATGTTATTGAAGAAGATTTTAGAGAGCGGGGGATAAAGCTTGCTCTTAATGAAACTGTAACTCGCTTCGAAGGTAAAGAGACCGTCTCTAAAGTGGTAACGACTCAAGGTGAATATGAAACAGATCTTGTTATCCTTTCAGTAGGCTTTCGTCCAAATACAGATCTTCTTAAAGGGCAGGTAGATATGATGCCAAACGGTGCCATCATTGTTGATGAATATATGAGAACGAGTCAACACAAGATTTTTGCTGCAGGCGATAGCTGTGCGATTCGATACAATCCAACTGGCGAAAATGCTTATATTCCTTTAGCCACAAATGCGGTTCGAATGGGAACGCTCGTTGGACAGAACATTATGGAGCCCACAATCAGATATATGGGTACTCAAGGGACATCTGGCTTGCATCTTTTTGATTATAGTATGGCTTCTACTGGACTAACTGAGAAGGCGGCTCTTCGTGCGGAGAAGAATGTGAAAACAATCACAATCGAGGAAAATAACCGGCCAGAGTTTATGCCAGATTATGAAGTAATTACGTTAAAAGTTGTCTATGAAGAAGAGAGCAGAAAAATTTTAGGTGCACAAGTGATCTCTAAAGCTGATGTGACGCAATCGATTAATACACTATCTGTTTGCATTCAAAACAGCATGACAATTGATGAATTAGGATACATTGATTTCTTTTTCCAGCCACACTTTAATAAACCGTGGAATTTTCTTAATCAGGCCGGTCTCCAGGCGGCTTTATAA
- a CDS encoding DoxX family protein encodes MKTYPNLGLLTIRLVVGVLFFVHGFLKFSGGIENTIAFFETIGIAGFLAYVVAVIELTGGVLMIFGIGTRTISVLFSMILIGALLTVKRSTGMLGGYELDIAFLAMSVSLFLSGGGPYSLSNCLVRLLPFDQESESKD; translated from the coding sequence ATGAAAACCTATCCCAATCTCGGATTGTTAACAATTCGTTTGGTCGTAGGTGTGCTTTTTTTTGTTCATGGTTTTTTAAAGTTTTCTGGAGGCATCGAAAACACGATAGCCTTTTTTGAAACAATTGGGATTGCTGGTTTTCTTGCTTATGTTGTTGCTGTCATTGAATTAACTGGAGGAGTTCTCATGATTTTTGGCATAGGAACACGTACCATTAGTGTGCTGTTTTCTATGATTCTAATCGGCGCTCTTCTTACAGTAAAAAGGTCAACGGGTATGCTTGGGGGCTATGAGTTAGATATCGCTTTTCTAGCGATGTCAGTCTCGCTTTTTTTAAGCGGAGGCGGTCCTTATAGCCTTTCCAACTGCCTGGTCAGGTTGTTACCATTTGACCAGGAGTCGGAATCGAAGGATTAA
- a CDS encoding threonine/serine exporter family protein translates to MTFVAQIVTSFVASAAFGLLFNAPKSSLIKGGFVGMCGWMIYYVMEASGIDVVVATVTASFFIAVISQVFAKMYRTPVIIFSVAGIIPLVPGGLAYDAMRNFVQNDYNNAINLAAKAFMISGSIAVGLVFSEVINQIIRHSTLTRRQKH, encoded by the coding sequence ATGACATTTGTTGCTCAGATTGTAACGAGCTTTGTGGCAAGCGCAGCTTTTGGCTTGTTGTTTAATGCTCCGAAATCCTCCCTAATAAAAGGTGGGTTTGTCGGCATGTGCGGTTGGATGATTTATTATGTTATGGAAGCGTCAGGAATCGATGTAGTCGTTGCAACGGTGACCGCTTCTTTCTTTATTGCTGTGATTAGTCAGGTTTTTGCAAAAATGTATCGGACACCTGTTATTATTTTTAGCGTAGCGGGAATTATTCCGCTTGTTCCTGGTGGATTAGCGTATGATGCGATGCGGAATTTTGTCCAAAATGACTATAACAATGCCATTAACCTCGCAGCAAAAGCTTTTATGATTTCAGGTTCTATTGCAGTCGGATTAGTATTCTCAGAAGTGATTAACCAGATCATCCGTCATTCGACACTTACAAGACGTCAAAAGCATTGA
- a CDS encoding acyl-CoA thioesterase — MKKTVSESRVYKSSRIFPPDLNSHGTLFGGKLLADMDMLASIAATRHSRLECVTVSMDTVEFLHPITEEDSIHYEAFVIWTGKSSMEVFVKVTAEHLLTGANRIAATCFISFVALLEGKPMQVPGIEPETEGERQLNVLARKRAQKRLDRKVTSKNLAEILTML, encoded by the coding sequence ATGAAAAAGACAGTAAGCGAATCAAGAGTCTATAAGAGCAGTCGTATTTTTCCACCGGACTTGAACAGTCACGGAACCTTATTTGGAGGGAAATTACTTGCCGATATGGATATGTTAGCATCAATCGCAGCAACAAGGCATTCTCGTCTAGAATGCGTCACGGTATCGATGGATACAGTTGAGTTTTTGCATCCTATTACCGAAGAAGATTCGATTCATTATGAAGCATTTGTCATTTGGACAGGAAAAAGTTCTATGGAAGTTTTTGTGAAAGTAACCGCTGAACATTTATTGACAGGTGCAAATCGTATTGCAGCTACGTGCTTTATTTCGTTTGTTGCTTTGCTTGAAGGAAAGCCGATGCAAGTACCTGGAATCGAACCAGAAACAGAAGGGGAGAGGCAACTTAATGTGCTGGCGCGAAAACGAGCTCAAAAAAGATTGGACCGTAAAGTAACAAGTAAGAACTTAGCAGAAATTTTAACCATGTTATAA
- a CDS encoding AI-2E family transporter, with translation MWIKHDFFKYITGIILLLICFFFLTELDLVKPVKTIIGTLFYPVLIAGFLYYAIKPVVKLIKKIPYIPDLAAILIVFLAIAGILYTGFTFLASPIQNQVSEFSKELPEKLKESAKEAEKMMEKNDMEMLSLENLRQKATGYLGNLTQNLGDHIMQVVSALTSATTVLVIVPFVLFYFLKDDHKLKPFLLKIIPNKHHGEGEKVLRNIDKTLSAYITGQIIVAVVDGVLIYVAYLIIGLPYALMLALFVMITAVVPFFGPIIGVIPALVVALTQEPILALYVIIAMIVVQQLEGNLVAPVVLGKRLNIHPLTIILLLIVAAALYGFIGMLIAIPLYSVIKVIVKNLYEFYRIRHRSELTE, from the coding sequence ATGTGGATTAAACATGATTTTTTTAAGTATATTACAGGTATAATTCTACTATTAATTTGTTTCTTCTTTTTAACGGAGTTAGATTTAGTGAAACCAGTAAAAACAATTATCGGTACACTTTTTTATCCTGTGCTCATTGCTGGATTTTTGTACTATGCCATTAAGCCGGTTGTTAAGTTAATAAAGAAAATTCCATATATACCGGATCTTGCTGCCATATTAATTGTGTTTTTAGCGATTGCAGGAATCCTCTACACAGGTTTTACTTTTCTAGCAAGTCCAATTCAAAATCAGGTATCTGAGTTTTCAAAGGAGTTACCTGAGAAATTGAAAGAATCAGCAAAAGAAGCAGAGAAAATGATGGAGAAGAATGATATGGAGATGCTTTCTCTCGAGAATCTCCGCCAAAAAGCAACGGGCTATTTAGGCAATTTAACACAAAATCTTGGTGATCATATTATGCAGGTTGTGAGTGCACTAACAAGTGCCACAACGGTTCTTGTGATTGTGCCTTTTGTTCTGTTCTATTTCCTTAAGGATGATCACAAATTAAAGCCTTTTTTGTTAAAGATAATTCCGAATAAACATCATGGGGAAGGGGAAAAGGTGCTTCGTAACATTGATAAAACGTTATCTGCTTATATTACCGGGCAAATCATTGTAGCTGTTGTAGATGGTGTTTTAATATACGTTGCTTACTTAATTATTGGTCTGCCTTATGCACTGATGCTAGCCCTATTTGTTATGATAACAGCAGTCGTGCCTTTCTTCGGGCCAATCATTGGTGTGATTCCTGCCCTTGTGGTCGCTTTAACACAAGAACCAATTTTAGCATTGTATGTCATTATTGCTATGATCGTTGTGCAACAATTAGAAGGAAACCTGGTAGCCCCTGTGGTACTTGGCAAAAGGTTAAACATCCATCCTTTAACGATTATTTTACTACTCATTGTAGCAGCAGCTTTATATGGCTTTATTGGAATGCTGATTGCTATCCCACTTTATTCAGTCATTAAAGTAATCGTTAAGAATTTATATGAGTTCTATCGTATACGGCATCGATCTGAATTAACTGAATAA
- a CDS encoding tetratricopeptide repeat protein, producing the protein MIEQPQSVTVISNQRQVQLRVERLAIHHRMKILEAEKVDGSKFYLFFYKDDFITGKTAEMKSGSLVEKAFQNGIVLQASHPLIDHFLSNRTLLLKSTKQVFRSVQKHYTPQETAFIFSYFDSFLSNDTIIKLMRKHFYEYRRNGQLRLAFQILATMLHFDPTNKWALELARKLEYQTIRNIYEGNYSELVEADPLFAEIKAYDDLKLNHTSLETIFCKEKRMFELSALRLHLYLQSPCEEELDPQSLIHVSLSESERARLLWLMYAEAPHHLQLRKNAFEALMYLNKTSEAIHLLSEKQRAILQSEYELLLKAFQDESISMATIDFLSLQNLLGLKENRPYLDGLLHALIPRMLHEFGLSYVYSWVKPFIEKNKDLSILSTVQTMVDIQDDPDKQFQLGKLYHKMKQYDEAITCFDWEMELHPTDPTPVQWLTKVYREMGKVEESNTYMSIYSQMQRISQQ; encoded by the coding sequence ATGATCGAGCAACCCCAAAGTGTTACTGTCATCTCGAATCAACGACAAGTCCAATTACGTGTAGAACGCCTTGCGATTCATCACAGAATGAAAATTCTTGAAGCAGAGAAGGTAGACGGAAGTAAATTTTATCTTTTCTTCTATAAAGATGATTTTATTACAGGGAAAACAGCCGAAATGAAGAGTGGTTCTCTCGTTGAGAAAGCTTTCCAAAATGGCATCGTACTTCAAGCTTCACATCCGCTTATTGATCACTTTTTGTCTAATCGAACGCTTCTCCTCAAATCCACTAAGCAAGTCTTTCGATCTGTCCAAAAGCATTACACTCCTCAAGAGACAGCCTTTATTTTTTCTTACTTTGACTCATTTCTCTCGAATGATACGATTATCAAATTAATGCGAAAGCACTTCTACGAATACCGACGGAACGGGCAATTGCGCTTAGCGTTTCAAATTCTAGCTACAATGCTACATTTTGATCCAACAAATAAGTGGGCACTTGAGCTTGCGCGCAAGTTAGAATACCAAACAATAAGAAATATATATGAGGGAAATTACAGTGAGCTTGTAGAGGCAGATCCACTGTTTGCTGAAATCAAAGCTTACGACGATTTGAAGTTAAATCACACCTCTCTTGAAACGATCTTTTGTAAAGAAAAACGTATGTTTGAATTATCCGCATTGCGACTCCATCTTTATCTCCAGTCTCCTTGTGAGGAAGAATTGGATCCACAATCCCTTATCCATGTCTCACTCTCTGAATCTGAGAGAGCCCGTCTGCTTTGGTTAATGTATGCTGAAGCGCCTCACCACTTACAACTCAGGAAAAATGCTTTTGAAGCGCTCATGTATTTGAATAAAACAAGCGAAGCGATTCATTTATTATCCGAAAAACAGAGGGCGATCTTACAAAGCGAATATGAACTTCTACTAAAAGCCTTTCAAGATGAAAGCATCTCCATGGCAACTATTGATTTCCTTTCTCTACAAAATTTACTTGGACTTAAAGAAAATCGACCTTACCTAGATGGTTTGCTTCATGCGCTTATTCCAAGAATGCTCCATGAATTCGGTTTAAGCTACGTCTATAGCTGGGTGAAGCCTTTTATTGAGAAAAACAAGGACCTCTCGATACTATCAACAGTGCAAACGATGGTCGATATTCAGGATGATCCAGATAAGCAATTTCAACTTGGAAAACTTTATCACAAAATGAAGCAATATGATGAAGCGATCACCTGCTTCGATTGGGAAATGGAGCTTCATCCAACAGACCCAACTCCAGTGCAATGGTTAACGAAAGTTTACCGTGAGATGGGTAAGGTAGAAGAATCCAATACGTATATGTCGATCTATTCACAGATGCAAAGAATTTCACAGCAATAG
- a CDS encoding histidine phosphatase family protein, whose translation MTNKISDINVDQKHTRIYLIRHGESEWNAAGDLYCGRTDIGLSKEGVTQAKNAGDFLSSVAFDRAYASPLIRARDTAELILGKRNLPIQLDERIYEGDFGEWEGRSKAAFIKEDPESWDNWMANPWETRAGRTGETAREMYERASAFFKEVSDKHPGETVLVVAHNNTIRFFLAGILGMPFSNYRRIFQDNTGINILDVDSDDILIRSLNINAHLNN comes from the coding sequence TTGACTAATAAAATTTCGGATATAAATGTGGACCAAAAGCATACGCGTATTTACCTCATTCGCCACGGTGAAAGTGAATGGAATGCAGCAGGAGATCTCTATTGTGGGCGAACGGATATTGGGCTTTCTAAAGAAGGCGTAACTCAAGCGAAGAATGCAGGCGACTTTCTTAGTTCAGTGGCATTTGATCGAGCATACGCTTCCCCATTGATTCGAGCACGTGATACAGCTGAACTTATTTTAGGAAAACGGAATTTACCGATTCAACTAGACGAACGGATTTATGAAGGAGATTTTGGCGAGTGGGAAGGACGATCCAAAGCAGCGTTTATAAAAGAAGATCCTGAATCATGGGATAATTGGATGGCTAATCCCTGGGAAACAAGAGCTGGCAGAACTGGTGAAACCGCGCGAGAAATGTATGAGAGAGCATCGGCTTTCTTTAAGGAAGTTAGTGACAAACACCCAGGCGAAACCGTACTCGTTGTCGCTCATAACAACACCATTCGATTCTTTCTTGCAGGCATATTAGGAATGCCTTTTTCAAACTATCGTCGCATCTTTCAAGATAATACAGGAATCAATATTCTCGACGTGGATAGCGATGATATCCTCATACGCAGTCTGAATATCAATGCTCATCTAAATAATTGA